The following are encoded in a window of Candidatus Neomarinimicrobiota bacterium genomic DNA:
- a CDS encoding FMN-binding glutamate synthase family protein, which produces MSLSRVNTSAATLTKNRTEGSVVAASGMCVTCVDGCIGMCEIGKSAYRGHEVIYPQPFGVITTAAEKIYPVDYSHFNIMGGVVGAQGIEADSDKTIFPAVNLEVHFGHDGGLKFRYPWIIPGIGSTNIAKNNWEGLAIGSALAGTGLTIGENVAGMDPECVINNGKVVDTVDLKRRVKLFQDNQRDGYGAIVVQANVEDTRIGVHEYVIGELGVECVEMKWGQGAKNIGGEVKVRDLNKAQMLHKRGYIVLPDPTDPVIVKAFEHGSFKEFERHSRVGMVTEEAFAKRVEELRKAGAKYIFLKTGAFRPAALAHAVIYASKYHLDLLTVDGAGGGTGMSPWRMMNEWGMPPVELHSLLYQYTKQLADNGQHVPAIAVAGGFVFEDQIFKGLALGAPFVKLVGMARSPIAAAMVGKTIGRAIAEGQLPVYVERFGSTQDEIFVTASYLRKELGNMEYEKLPPGAIGLYTYYERLAQGLRQLMAGCRKFSLEYISRDDLASLTHEAADISGIPYVMDVDKGAVERILNSAKEDTKAG; this is translated from the coding sequence ATGTCGCTTTCGAGAGTAAATACCTCTGCTGCGACCTTAACTAAGAACAGGACCGAAGGATCGGTAGTCGCTGCATCAGGCATGTGTGTCACTTGCGTCGACGGCTGTATCGGCATGTGCGAGATCGGCAAGTCAGCCTATCGCGGTCACGAGGTGATCTACCCTCAGCCTTTTGGTGTAATTACCACTGCGGCCGAGAAAATCTATCCCGTAGATTACTCCCACTTCAACATCATGGGTGGCGTAGTTGGGGCCCAGGGCATTGAGGCGGACAGCGACAAGACCATCTTCCCGGCGGTCAATCTGGAGGTGCATTTCGGGCACGATGGTGGACTGAAGTTCCGCTATCCCTGGATCATCCCGGGGATAGGCTCTACGAATATCGCAAAAAACAATTGGGAGGGGCTGGCTATCGGCTCAGCGCTCGCGGGCACCGGATTGACTATCGGGGAAAACGTGGCTGGCATGGATCCCGAGTGTGTAATCAATAATGGCAAGGTCGTGGATACGGTGGACCTGAAACGCCGGGTGAAGCTTTTCCAGGATAACCAGCGTGACGGCTATGGGGCCATCGTCGTCCAGGCCAATGTGGAGGACACCCGCATCGGTGTGCACGAGTATGTCATTGGTGAGCTGGGGGTCGAGTGCGTGGAGATGAAATGGGGCCAGGGGGCTAAGAATATTGGTGGCGAAGTTAAGGTCCGCGACCTGAATAAGGCCCAGATGCTGCATAAACGCGGTTACATTGTACTACCGGATCCGACTGATCCTGTTATAGTCAAAGCCTTCGAGCATGGCAGTTTCAAGGAGTTCGAGCGCCACTCGCGTGTCGGCATGGTCACTGAGGAGGCTTTTGCCAAGCGGGTAGAGGAACTGCGCAAGGCTGGTGCCAAGTACATCTTCCTCAAGACCGGCGCTTTCCGACCGGCCGCTCTGGCCCATGCGGTGATCTATGCATCAAAATACCATCTTGACCTGCTTACTGTGGACGGTGCTGGCGGAGGAACCGGTATGAGCCCCTGGAGGATGATGAATGAGTGGGGAATGCCACCAGTAGAGTTACACTCGCTTCTTTATCAGTACACCAAGCAACTTGCCGACAACGGTCAGCATGTGCCCGCCATCGCCGTAGCCGGTGGATTCGTTTTCGAGGACCAGATTTTCAAGGGTCTTGCCCTTGGTGCGCCGTTCGTCAAGCTGGTGGGAATGGCCAGATCCCCGATTGCTGCTGCCATGGTAGGCAAAACTATCGGACGAGCCATAGCCGAAGGCCAACTACCGGTGTATGTGGAGCGCTTTGGCAGCACCCAGGACGAAATTTTCGTGACCGCGAGCTATTTGCGCAAAGAATTAGGTAATATGGAGTATGAGAAGCTTCCCCCAGGTGCTATCGGCCTCTATACCTACTATGAGCGTTTAGCCCAGGGACTGCGCCAGCTAATGGCAGGTTGCCGGAAATTCTCTCTGGAGTATATATCACGGGACGACCTGGCATCCCTCACCCATGAAGCGGCCGACATTAGTGGGATCCCATATGTGATGGATGTTGACAAGGGTGCGGTTGAGAGAATACTCAACTCTGCGAAAGAAGACACCAAGGCCGGGTAA
- the rfbC gene encoding dTDP-4-dehydrorhamnose 3,5-epimerase: MKVEKTPLNDAFILTPKAYRDARGFLMESYRKDIFRQELGIDPEFVQDIHSRSMKHVLRGLHFQWDPAMGKLMRVTIGKAFLVAVDIRKGSPTSGGWFGIEASAENRKQVWAPAGFARGFCALSEVVEVQYKCTGIYNPACESGLRWNDPEIGIKWPVAEPILSDKDRNAQTLAQWLARPESEHFKF, from the coding sequence ATGAAGGTTGAGAAAACGCCCCTGAACGACGCCTTTATTCTCACACCCAAAGCCTACCGGGACGCCCGGGGATTCCTGATGGAATCCTATCGCAAGGACATTTTCAGACAGGAACTGGGTATTGACCCGGAATTTGTCCAGGACATTCATTCCCGGTCCATGAAGCACGTACTGCGCGGCCTGCATTTTCAGTGGGACCCAGCCATGGGCAAGCTGATGCGGGTGACGATCGGGAAGGCTTTTCTGGTTGCCGTGGATATTCGGAAGGGTTCCCCCACCTCAGGCGGCTGGTTCGGTATTGAGGCCAGCGCCGAGAACCGGAAGCAGGTCTGGGCCCCGGCCGGATTCGCCCGGGGTTTCTGCGCTCTCTCCGAGGTAGTTGAGGTCCAGTATAAGTGCACCGGCATCTACAATCCCGCTTGTGAATCGGGTCTTCGCTGGAACGATCCGGAGATCGGCATTAAATGGCCCGTAGCCGAGCCCATCCTGTCCGACAAGGACCGGAACGCACAGACCCTGGCCCAGTGGTTGGCACGACCGGAATCAGAGCACTTCAAGTTCTAA
- a CDS encoding glycosyltransferase: MMAASSQPTFSIVIANYNGLAFLKGCLDSLHKSTYPSLEIIMVDNGSTDESVPYVEQHYPLVRVIRSATNLSYSGGNNLGMRHARGQYIVLLNNDTEVTPGWLEPILEEFESDERIAACQPKVLSMTDRGAFEYAGAAGGYMDRFGYPFLRGRVFDTIEQDHGQYQLPGDLFWTSGAAMAIRTAVLSETGLLDEDFVLHMEEIDLCWRLHLGGYRLRVRPDAVIYHYGGGTLGQEKAAKMYYNHRNSVFMLLKNYSAQRLCWVLPLRFLLDLTLIVKSLVTLDLKRAAAVLAAYLWLSAHVKLILRKRRQVQRQRKVKDKVVDNFLYPGSVVLAYYLRGKKTFTEIWGQPC, encoded by the coding sequence ATGATGGCAGCCTCTTCCCAGCCTACCTTCAGCATCGTCATCGCCAATTACAACGGTCTGGCCTTCTTAAAAGGCTGTCTGGACTCCCTGCACAAGTCCACCTATCCCAGCCTGGAAATCATCATGGTGGACAACGGCTCCACCGACGAAAGTGTGCCCTATGTGGAACAACACTATCCGCTGGTGCGAGTTATCAGAAGTGCCACCAATCTCAGCTACAGTGGTGGGAACAATCTGGGTATGCGACACGCCAGGGGTCAATATATAGTGCTGCTGAACAATGATACGGAGGTGACCCCGGGGTGGCTGGAGCCGATCCTGGAGGAATTTGAATCGGACGAGCGGATTGCCGCCTGCCAGCCGAAGGTGCTCAGCATGACTGACCGAGGGGCCTTCGAATATGCCGGTGCGGCGGGTGGTTACATGGATCGGTTCGGCTATCCCTTTCTCCGGGGGCGGGTGTTTGACACCATTGAGCAGGATCACGGTCAGTACCAGTTGCCGGGGGACCTGTTCTGGACATCCGGGGCCGCGATGGCCATCCGCACGGCGGTGCTGTCAGAGACCGGTCTGCTGGATGAGGACTTCGTGCTGCACATGGAGGAGATCGACCTGTGCTGGCGCCTGCACCTGGGGGGCTATCGACTGCGGGTTCGGCCCGATGCAGTCATCTATCACTACGGTGGCGGCACCCTGGGCCAGGAAAAAGCCGCCAAGATGTATTACAACCACCGCAACAGCGTGTTCATGCTGCTTAAGAACTATTCCGCGCAGCGACTGTGCTGGGTCCTGCCACTGCGGTTTCTATTGGACCTGACGCTGATTGTCAAATCGCTGGTCACCCTGGACCTGAAGCGGGCAGCGGCCGTCCTGGCGGCCTATCTCTGGCTGTCAGCCCATGTGAAACTGATCCTGCGTAAGCGCCGTCAGGTGCAGCGGCAGCGGAAGGTGAAAGACAAGGTGGTGGACAATTTCCTGTACCCTGGCAGTGTGGTCCTGGCCTATTACCTGCGCGGTAAGAAGACCTTCACTGAAATCTGGGGCCAGCCGTGTTAA